The following coding sequences lie in one Arachis ipaensis cultivar K30076 chromosome B05, Araip1.1, whole genome shotgun sequence genomic window:
- the LOC107643352 gene encoding polygalacturonase At1g48100 isoform X1, translating into MSRLSMKNLTYMLVIAILIWSSSFESCIARRGKHWRHTRAFSSSLYKKKGKSYYGHSHSHNHNHNHHGGGSSKSKPPTHKKSTPSPPNPPPYTTIPPPPPPPPPKSHKPKVGVPSTPPPPPKDCNGGHSIIFNVLDFGAKGDGSTDDTKAFQATWGAACKVEASTMLVPADYTFYVGPMSFSGPYCKPSIVFQLDGTIIAPTNANAWSGGLLQWLEFTKLVGITIQGKGVIDGRGSVWWQDQPFDNPIDGEEKLIVPLNHTWKPPVPVQSAMGRKMPSIKPTALRFYGSFNAVVTGITIQNSPQCHLKFDNCNGVLVHDVSISSPGNSPNTDGIHLQNSKDVMIHTSNLACGDDCISIQTGCSNVFVHDVNCGPGHGISIGSLGKDNTRACVSNITVRDVNMHNTMNGVRIKTWQGGSGSVQGVLFSNIQVSEVQLPIVIDQFYCDKRTCTNHTSAVSLEGINYDRIKGTYTVKPVHFACSDSLPCVDVSLNKVELKPVQEQYHLCNPFCWQTYGELRSPTVPTIDCLQIGKPSSNRIQTDHDIFI; encoded by the exons ATGAGTAGATTGAGTATGAAGAACTTGACCTACATGCTTGTCATTGCAATTCTTATCTGGTCTTCAAGTTTTGAGTCCTGCATTGCAAGAAGAGGCAAGCATTGGAGACATACCAGAGCTTTCTCATCTTCTCTGTATAAGAAGAAAGGTAAGAGTTATTATGGTCATAGTCATAGTCACAATCACAATCACAATCACCATGGTGGAGGATCATCAAAGTCAAAGCCTCCAACACATAAAAAGAGTACTCCATCACCACCTAATCCTCCACCATACACAACcattccaccaccaccaccaccaccaccaccaaagaGTCACAAGCCGAAAGTGGGCGTACCCTCGACTCCGCCGCCGCCACCGAAAGATTGCAATGGTGGCCATTCTATCATATTCAATGTGCTGGATTTTGGAGCTAAGGGAGATGGAAGCACTGATGATACAAAG GCATTCCAAGCCACATGGGGAGCAGCTTGCAAGGTAGAGGCATCAACAATGCTAGTCCCAGCAGATTACACCTTCTATGTGGGACCTATGTCATTCTCAGGCCCATATTGCAAACCAAGCATTGTTTTTCAG CTTGATGGTACAATTATTGCTCCAACAAATGCAAATGCTTGGTCTGGAGGACTGCTACAATGGCTGGAGTTTACAAAGCTGGTGGGAATCACCATTCAAGGAAAGGGTGTCATTGATGGAAGAGGCTCAGTTTGGTGGCAAGACCAGCCATTTGATAACCCTATAGATGGTGAAGAAAAGCTCATAGTCCCTTTAAACCACACATGGAAACCACCGGTGCCG GTTCAGAGTGCTATGGGGAGGAAAATGCCAAGCATCAAGCCAACT GCATTAAGATTTTATGGGAGTTTTAACGCAGTAGTGACAGGCATAACAATTCAAAATAGTCCTCAATGCCACCTCAAGTTTGACAACTGCAATGGGGTTCTGGTCCATGATGTTAGCATATCATCCCCTGGTAACAGCCCAAATACAGATGGAATTCACCTTCAGAATTCCAAAGATGTGATGATTCATACCAGCAACTTAGCATGTG GTGATGACTGTATTTCCATACAAACTGGGTGCTCAAATGTATTTGTACACGATGTCAACTGTGGGCCAGGACATGGAATCAGCATTGGAAGCTTAGGGAAGGATAACACCAGAGCCTGTGTCTCAAACATCACTGTCAGAGATGTCAACATGCACAACACAATGAATGGTGTCAGAATCAAGACATGGCAG GGTGGTTCAGGATCAGTGCAGGGGGTACTATTCTCAAACATACAGGTTTCTGAAGTTCAACTCCCTATTGTGATTGACCAATTCTATTGTGACAAAAGAACATGCACAAACCACACATCAGCTGTGTCTCTGGAAGGAATCAACTATGACAGAATTAAGGGAACTTACACGGTAAAGCCGGTTCACTTCGCATGCAGTGATAGCCTGCCATGCGTGGACGTGTCGTTAAACAAGGTGGAGCTGAAACCAGTTCAGGAGCAATACCATCTATGTAATCCATTCTGCTGGCAGACTTATGGAGAACTGAGATCCCCCACTGTCCCTACTATCGATTGTTTACAGATCGGGAAGCCATCGAGCAACCGGATTCAAACCGATCATGATAT CTTTATCTGA
- the LOC107643352 gene encoding polygalacturonase At1g48100 isoform X2 translates to MSRLSMKNLTYMLVIAILIWSSSFESCIARRGKHWRHTRAFSSSLYKKKGKSYYGHSHSHNHNHNHHGGGSSKSKPPTHKKSTPSPPNPPPYTTIPPPPPPPPPKSHKPKVGVPSTPPPPPKDCNGGHSIIFNVLDFGAKGDGSTDDTKAFQATWGAACKVEASTMLVPADYTFYVGPMSFSGPYCKPSIVFQLDGTIIAPTNANAWSGGLLQWLEFTKLVGITIQGKGVIDGRGSVWWQDQPFDNPIDGEEKLIVPLNHTWKPPVPVQSAMGRKMPSIKPTALRFYGSFNAVVTGITIQNSPQCHLKFDNCNGVLVHDVSISSPGNSPNTDGIHLQNSKDVMIHTSNLACGDDCISIQTGCSNVFVHDVNCGPGHGISIGSLGKDNTRACVSNITVRDVNMHNTMNGVRIKTWQGGSGSVQGVLFSNIQVSEVQLPIVIDQFYCDKRTCTNHTSAVSLEGINYDRIKGTYTVKPVHFACSDSLPCVDVSLNKVELKPVQEQYHLCNPFCWQTYGELRSPTVPTIDCLQIGKPSSNRIQTDHDIC, encoded by the exons ATGAGTAGATTGAGTATGAAGAACTTGACCTACATGCTTGTCATTGCAATTCTTATCTGGTCTTCAAGTTTTGAGTCCTGCATTGCAAGAAGAGGCAAGCATTGGAGACATACCAGAGCTTTCTCATCTTCTCTGTATAAGAAGAAAGGTAAGAGTTATTATGGTCATAGTCATAGTCACAATCACAATCACAATCACCATGGTGGAGGATCATCAAAGTCAAAGCCTCCAACACATAAAAAGAGTACTCCATCACCACCTAATCCTCCACCATACACAACcattccaccaccaccaccaccaccaccaccaaagaGTCACAAGCCGAAAGTGGGCGTACCCTCGACTCCGCCGCCGCCACCGAAAGATTGCAATGGTGGCCATTCTATCATATTCAATGTGCTGGATTTTGGAGCTAAGGGAGATGGAAGCACTGATGATACAAAG GCATTCCAAGCCACATGGGGAGCAGCTTGCAAGGTAGAGGCATCAACAATGCTAGTCCCAGCAGATTACACCTTCTATGTGGGACCTATGTCATTCTCAGGCCCATATTGCAAACCAAGCATTGTTTTTCAG CTTGATGGTACAATTATTGCTCCAACAAATGCAAATGCTTGGTCTGGAGGACTGCTACAATGGCTGGAGTTTACAAAGCTGGTGGGAATCACCATTCAAGGAAAGGGTGTCATTGATGGAAGAGGCTCAGTTTGGTGGCAAGACCAGCCATTTGATAACCCTATAGATGGTGAAGAAAAGCTCATAGTCCCTTTAAACCACACATGGAAACCACCGGTGCCG GTTCAGAGTGCTATGGGGAGGAAAATGCCAAGCATCAAGCCAACT GCATTAAGATTTTATGGGAGTTTTAACGCAGTAGTGACAGGCATAACAATTCAAAATAGTCCTCAATGCCACCTCAAGTTTGACAACTGCAATGGGGTTCTGGTCCATGATGTTAGCATATCATCCCCTGGTAACAGCCCAAATACAGATGGAATTCACCTTCAGAATTCCAAAGATGTGATGATTCATACCAGCAACTTAGCATGTG GTGATGACTGTATTTCCATACAAACTGGGTGCTCAAATGTATTTGTACACGATGTCAACTGTGGGCCAGGACATGGAATCAGCATTGGAAGCTTAGGGAAGGATAACACCAGAGCCTGTGTCTCAAACATCACTGTCAGAGATGTCAACATGCACAACACAATGAATGGTGTCAGAATCAAGACATGGCAG GGTGGTTCAGGATCAGTGCAGGGGGTACTATTCTCAAACATACAGGTTTCTGAAGTTCAACTCCCTATTGTGATTGACCAATTCTATTGTGACAAAAGAACATGCACAAACCACACATCAGCTGTGTCTCTGGAAGGAATCAACTATGACAGAATTAAGGGAACTTACACGGTAAAGCCGGTTCACTTCGCATGCAGTGATAGCCTGCCATGCGTGGACGTGTCGTTAAACAAGGTGGAGCTGAAACCAGTTCAGGAGCAATACCATCTATGTAATCCATTCTGCTGGCAGACTTATGGAGAACTGAGATCCCCCACTGTCCCTACTATCGATTGTTTACAGATCGGGAAGCCATCGAGCAACCGGATTCAAACCGATCATGATATCTGTTGA